TTGACAAGACCAACGATACGCTTACCGTAAGAATGTACCGAACCAAACAGTACGACCTCGATTTTCCGCGAACGCATACCAATTCGCTAAACATCATTTTTTCGCTTCTGGAGCATTCGGAAACAGCATCTGCCTGGAAAGATGCGGCTACCATATTCGATTTCTGGAAAGATCACGTTGCCGTAGCACGTCACTATATCAAATCGCATATTGTTTCGGATTTCGAATTAACTTTTCATGCCGATCTTTGGGAAGAAAGTGGATTTATGGCTTTCGATGAGATATCTGAAGAAAGGCGCGGAAAATTGCAACAGGCTACGATGACAATCACCGTAAACGAACCGGAAATGCTCAAAACGATCGAAGTTGGGAGTAGGGCTAAAATCCCGGAGTTTAACGTTGCACCGCTGTGGTATCTCGAAAATAAGGCAACTGCTCAGTATTACTTTTTTTATATGAGCGACGGTGGCAGATGGATGGCAAAAGAAGGTACAATCGGTACGGAAGCAAAAGGAAAAGTTATTGGAGGTATTAGCAAAGGTTACTACAAAGAACAGAACAATAGGGCGGAAGCGTTTGTCTTTAAAAAATTAGAGGAAGGTTTTGCGTTAGTCTACAAAAATTTTGATACGGCTTATAACCTCGAAGAAGGAATTGAGGAAGCCGCGCGGGAAGTCAAAATCAACGAAAACAAAAATCAGGATTATAGTGAAGATGCCATTAAAGCGATTAAAAGCAAAGACGTGGCCAGGCTTGCGGAAATTCTGAAAAAAGGTGTTCATCCGGATACGCTGAAAGAAGAATATGGAAAACTCGCGCTCGAACGCATCGCTAACGAGTATATTCCGCAGCAAGCCCATCTTGACATGCTCAAACTGATGCTCGAAAACGGAGCCGATCCGAATCATGAGTTGTATGAACACGAACCCTTGTTGCAGAAAGTGTGCCGACATGCAAAAAATGAATTAGCGGATGAAATGGTACGTGTATTACTTGATGCCGGAGCGGATATTTCGACCGTCGGGTCTGAAATGTACCAATATACTTCAAACCTGCAAGCCGCTTGCCAGGGTGGTATGTTGTGGTACATTGAACACCTTCTGGAAAAAGGTGCCGATGTGCATTACAAAGATGTGAACGGCCTTTCTGCCTTGAATTATGCCGTGAGAGCGGAACGCAATGCGGTTGAAACCATCGATTTGCTGCTTAAGAACGGAGCAGACAAAAACGATCTGAATACGTTTTACTATTCCGAAAATATGTTTGAATATGCCGAAACTCCTGAAGTTGTGTATAAGCTTGTCGATTTAGGATTTGACATCAACATGCCGACGCATCACAGTGATTATCCGGCTATTCTGACCATTGCAAAAAGAGGTTCCGTAAAAATGTTTGACACCTTCCTGAAATTAGGAGGAATGGACGAAATGCACCGTGTTCTGGATCGTCTTTATGAACCGCTGGACAGAAACAGTCAATCCACGATCGAGGAACAAATCGAAAAGATGCGATTGTTGCATAAACTGGGATATTCGTTGATTTCGATTACGGATGGCAATCCAATTGAGCGGCTTGTTGACAAAAATCTTAAAAAGCGCAAGAAAATTACCAAATGGGAAGAAAAAGCCCTGCTTGATCTTTGGGAAATGGATTGCGCACCAAGACGTCTGGATCAGCTCAACAAACTATACGAATACGTCACAAAAGTAGATTGTAAGCCGATGATCGAAAAATGCGGACAGTATATTACCGACATTCAAGCCGCATTGAACTAACCTATGAAAATGATTCAAATGGAAAACTATTACGCCAAAGCCGTCGACTTATCCGGAATGCAATTTGACATTCCGGTAACCGAAGACGGAACGGTTCAGATATCGAGCGTGCTCAAAATAAAATCGCTCGAAACAAATGCACGCAAGGTTTTTTGCCGCAATAATGAACTTCAGACGCTTATTGCGCCAAACGCGGTTTCGGTTGGATGTAACAAAAACAAACTCACGTCGCTGCATCTCGAAAATGCCGAAAACGTGCATTGCGGTGAGAACAAACTCACGGAATTATATGCGCCAAAAGCTACTGTTGTGAAATGTTATATCAACCAATTGACCGAATTGCGGCTTGACAGCGCAGTCGAAATCGAATGTTACGGAAACGACGATTTGAAGGTGATCTATGCTCCGAATTTACATAAGATCGATAGGTTTGAAAATCTTGTGCAAACGGAGAATTTTGCTTCGCGCAAAGAAATCGAAATCACAATCAAAAATCATTTTGATCGCAGAAATCCGGAAGGCTACACAACCGAAACGTTTGATCTTGAAATTGCGCTGGATCTGGACAAACCCAGAACAGTCGATAATGTTGCGTTCGCGATATCGATTTACGATCCGGCAGTGATGTTCGAGGTTTGCCTTATGGAACGCAACGATCAATTCGGTCAGCAGGCCAGTATCGCAGCGCAAATCGAACTTCCTTTTGTGGCAGACAAACCGATGCGTTTTGCTGTATCCGTTCCTATCCGATCATACGTAACCGGTACGAAAAACCTGCTCGACATCATTCGGGAAGCACCCGAAAGCGAACGGGTGTACGAACGGGAGTTTCACATTGACGTGACGTGTTATCTGGAATCCCAAAACACGCAGGACAAGAGTTTTACCAAAACGTTTGCGATCGGCAATCCGTTTGCTGGACGTTATCAATGGGATATGGATACGTTTACGGAACCCGCTACAATGGAACAGGACGAGAAATTCCTGCCGGAAGCACTTGCAAAAGTTTCGGATGATCTTGAAGACGCTTTACTGGAGCTTTTCGAATTACACAAAGACGAAATTGCGGAAATAGCCGGTTCTGTGGATGGCATTTCATACGATATCCTACCACACGAACGCTATGCGGCCATTTCATTCCGGACTACCGAAGACGAGGAAAGATACAGTCCGGCCGATTGGGAAAACTACAGTTTGTTAGAGTACAGCAATTGTAAGTCGGAGAAATTTAAGGTGTTTTCGAAAAGGTTGTTTCAATTGTTTTTTGAAATCCAGGCGAGTTCGGATGATTTTGAAGACATAGAAACACGCATCAATGATTTGTTGTTCACGGCAATTACCAAAGCCGTGCTGCGTTCGCCGGTTGCCGAAAAACTGAGAGTTTGCGGGATTTCGAAAGCACCGATACTTACGGACACTTTCGACAAAACGGTGGAATACATTGTTTCTGCTTCCGAATACGGTGAAGATCCGTTCAATTACTGTGAATCGGTGATTTCGGATACAGAAACAAAACCTACAGACGAACGCATCCGTCTTGATAAATTCTGATATATGAAACAGCTAAAAACCCGCGAATTGCTTTATGACGGAACAGAAGGCGAATCGCTTTATGGCGAAAGCCATTACTTTTTCGGGAACAGTTTTGAGATAAAAGACATTTTGCGATACGAATTTGCCAGACTCAAAAGAAAAATTGAAAACGAAGCCTACGAGAAAATTATTTCGGATGCCGGATTTACAAGTGTAAGCTCGTTTTTTAAGCATTTGGAAGAAACCGGGGAAGTACAGTATCGTTCCCAAAACGGATTGCCTTTGTATTATGTGACGTACCTGCATATGCTATTTGTTTTTTCATTTGGCGAAACCCAACCGGCACGTTACCAGCTGTATTGTGAAGGCGTTTGGGAAATGTATGTGAATCGTTGGGAAGACACACCGTAAGCTATGGATAAAGAAAAAGCCTGTAATACTATTACAGGCTTTTATTCGACTTCATTTTTCGGGTTGTTAGCTTTTAATCATTTTCTTAGTAAAAGAATGACCATCAGGAGTGGTTATTTTTAAAACGTAAGTTCCGGCAGCTAAATCAGCAATATTTAATTGATGGCTGTCGCCGGATGTTTTGATAAGTCTTCCGTTCAGATCCAATACCGTTACTTGTGTTATTTCTTTATTGAAATGTACAGTTGAAGTAGCCGGGTTAGGGTAGAAGTAGAAATTAGAAACCGTTGGATCATTAACACTTAAAGTGTTTTCCACACTAACGACATTCCTGAAAGTAGATCCCCAAAGTCCCTGGTTATCTTTTAAGCGAATGTTAAAAACGTGCAGTCCGATTACATTTGGAACAGGAATTCCATTAGCCAGCAATTTTTCGTAGGCACTATTAAAATTACCGTCGGCAGCCAGTATAGGCGTTCCGTTGCCATAGCCCGGATCGGTGTCCCAAAAATATTCCGCCTGTACAATTCTAACAGGTTCTGATGTTACTGTAGCTTCTACATTAACAATACTTGTAAAAGTGGATCCCCATAGGTTCTGGTTGTCTTTAAAACGGATGTTGAATTTATGCAAACCAACACCCGGCAGATTGATGCCTGAAGCGGCAATTTTTTCGAAAGCACTGCTAAAGCTGCCATCGGCGGCTGCAATTGCGATACCATTGCCATAGCCCGGATCGGTATCCCAAAAATATTCGGCTTGCGTTATGGATACTTGTCCCTGAACAAAGCTTGCCATAAATAAAGCGACCAATATATAAAGTTGTTTTTTCATCTCTTTGTTTCGATATAAATTATTTGGAAAAACCAGAACCTGAAACATTTAATGTTGCACCGGTTGTAATTCTTCGGGGTACGTTTAAATAATTTATTTGCGCTCTGTTGCCTCCGTCAGCCGGCCAATAATTGCTCCAGCTGTTCGAACCGCCTCCGTTTCCGGCATCATTTCTTGTCAAATCCAGATCGGTGTATTCCACTGCCGGAGAACCTGCGTTTACATTGGCACCGCTAACACTTTGATTGTTGGCGTTGATGGTAAAATTTCCCGAGGTATTCGATCCCTGATTGGCAACATTATTCAAAACAAAAGAAGTTTGTGACATGTTGTAGAAAGCCGAAACCGTTGCATTGGAGTTGTAATTGTAGATCAGAAAATCACCTCCAAGCGCCAATACATTATTGTATATCGAAATCGTTCCGGTATTTCCGGTGGTTAGATTGATGGTGATACATTCGCCATACTGACCGCCGCCATTGGTTCGTGTGTCGGCTACATTATTGGTGATTTCATTTGTACTTCCGTTTTTTACACCCCAAATGCTGATTGAACTTTGCGGAAGGAAGTTGTTTAATATTTTAAACGTATAGTTTCTTTGATAATTGGTAATACCGTAATTAACACTATTGGCGATGATTTCTACGTCATCTGTAGCTAAACTGGTATCTTCGGTATGCGTTACAAACAGCGATCCCAAAAAATTACCGGTACATTTTCCATGCGCTATAATCGTTTCACTATCTATAGTACATCCGGAGAGATTGGCAGTTGCATTTATTTGACCGGCATCAAAAAAGCCTATTAAAGAATTGAAGACGTTTAAAGTGGTTCTGCCACCGGTTGTTGCACCGGAAATAGTAACACTGCCTGCATTTGCATTGTGAATGGTAATCACTCTTCCTGCAAGTGGTGTTACGACCACGGTTCCCTGCAATTTGTATTTTTGATAATTAGTTTCAGAGACAAAAGTCAAAGACTTGTTGATCGTCAGGTTTTCAATATAAGCGGCTCCTGCATTTTTTGGCTTGATAATGATCCGGTCTCCGTTTGTTGCTGCCGTAATGGCGGCACTCACGGTTGCATAAGCGCCATTGGCTCCATTTTCTCTAACATATAAATCGGCTGCTGAAGCCATTGAAGTAAACAGACCTGCGATGGCAATAAAAAGTAGTCTTTTTTTCATTGTTTTTTTTTAAATTGATTGAATTCGGATTGAAAGATGATAGGTTTTTTTAAAAAAATTACCATTATCTTTTTCACAACAAGCATTAAAAAGTGAAAAAAATAATGGTAAAGAATAGCGCTGTTATTTCTCCAGTTTCATCCAGAAATAGTCATTCCAGCCTTCTATTAGTCTTGTCGGATCGGTATTTTTAGTTCTGTCCTGCTCCGGAATCTGTACGATTCTTTTATCTTTTACAGAAAAGCTGTATTTTCTCGGTTTTGCTTCTCCTTCAATGGTCAGTTCCACTTTGTAAGCTCCGTCCGTAAGGTTGGCAAATTTGAATTCTCCCGGTTTGTCTACTAATTTTAAAGCACATCGGTATTCATTCCATTTGGCTTGTTCTACCTGAGCCACATTCGGAGCACCTGTTCCGTATTGTTGTGCAAATGGCTTGTTGTCTTTTAGCACTTTCACGCTCCATTTTACACTTTTATTGGTTTTTCTGTTATTGGCCGGATTCGGTTGGAATTCTTCATGGTTAAGATAATATCCGAAAACCAGGTTACCGGACTCATCATAATTCATATAAGCATAATTATTCCACGGACCGCGTGTTACATACATTTCGTTCATAGCAGCGTAGGCGTCGGTGTTTGTTAGCTTCTGAATTTCGAAATTAAACGAATAGAACATTTTATCCCCCGCGATAAAGTCAAGTCGGTATTCGCCGGTACCCCATTTTTTTACATCAATTTCAGTTCCGCCAACCCATTCGCCATCACGTTTGTATCGGCTGGTTGGTGTATTGTATTTTATTTTTTTCCCGTCGTCAAATTGTTGGAATCCGTCATATTCGAAGTAAGTGATGTATTGGTCCCCTTTATACACTTTAATTTTTAGAAATTCGGCCTGGTCATGAACGGTGTTTACGGTAGCACCAGCAGCAGTTTTGTTTGGAACAAAAGTTGCGGTGTAACCTGTAAACTGAGTTAGTCCACCAGTTCCTATATTAGTCGCATACAATAAGGAATTAAAAGTAACTGCCGGTGTTTGTTTGTACATATTCCAGTCCAGTTTTAAGGAAGATGTTCCGCTGGAAGCACCACCTTTATTTTTTACCTTTTTGGCAACTTTTTCACCTGTATTAACAACTTCTTCGGCTGTTTTTACGGTTTCAACGGCATTATTAGCCTGATTTGCAGTTTTTTGAATCTTGTTTAAAAGCTGCGCATTGGAGTTGGTATACGCGCATAACATCAGCCCGATGATTACTAATTTTTGTTTCATTTTTTTTCTGTTTATTGGTTGAATGCAAAACCATTTTCCGGAATTACAATGCAATAATAAATCAAAGAAAAATGCGAATTTTTACGAATGTATATCCGTTTGCTTTGGGAAGATATTCGTTGGAATTGGAGAGATATTCGTTTTTAGTAAAATTTATACATGAAGGTTTTCAAGTAAAACCAGGAACTCTTCTTTTTTTCGCACAGAAAGCGGAATGGTCGTTTTGTTTTTCATGACAACCGTATTACCGCCATCCGATTTAATGAAATGGTCGAAATAAGCCATATTGATCAGGTGCGATTGGTGCGTTCTAAAGAAATTGTGAGGCGCCAGCATCGTTTCATATTCTTTAAGATTGGTGGAAACAATGAGTTTTGGCGCATTTATAAAATTAAAGGTAGTATAATTTTTATCGGATTCGCAGTGCACGATATCCTGAATATTGACCGAATAAATTCTATCGGCAGTTTTAAGCACCAGCTTTTGCAAATTTTTTGGCCTTTCAAGATTGCTAAACAAATTATTGAGCTTCATGTCAAAAATTTCACTGCTTAGCGACACTTCCGCCTTTTTAACGGCTTCTACCAAATCGACCGAATCCAAAGGTTTCAGCAGGTAATCTATGGCCGAAAAACGAAAAGCCCTGATGGCAAAGTCTTCATAACCCGTAATGAAAATTACTTTAAAATTAATTGGTTGTAGCTTTTGAAGCAAATCAAAACCGGTTCCGTCGGGCATTTCTACGTCGAGAAAAACAAGATCCGGCGATACCTGCCTGATCAGATTTATTCCGGATGTTACCGAATCTGCCTGGCCAATAATGGCAATATTAGGGCAGTTTGATTTTATGGTGGTAATATTCTTCTTTCGGATTGTTTCAATATCGTCAATGACAACAGCTCTTAACATAGGTAATTAATTTTCGTAAATGTAAGGGATTTCAAAAATAACTTTGGCTCCGACAATATTGGTATGCTGATCCAGGATATTATCGGTTTGTACCAGGAAATCCTGGTTTTTGGTATAGCTGATCAGGCGTTCTTTGGTAATTGTCATTGCCAGTGATTTGTGGTTGGTTAATTTTTTGTCGGTTTCAAATCCTTTTCCGTTATCAGTGACTTCAAAGAATAATTTAGCTTCCTTAAGATAAAAATGAATGGCAATCATACCATTTTCGGACTTGTTGCTTAAACCGTGCTTGATGGCATTTTCGATGAAAGGCTGCGTTAGCATTGGCGGTAAAAAGATGGTTTCGGCATCAATAGCATCTTCGATAGAAATGGAAAAACTGAATTTATTGTTGTATAAAAGTTGCTGGATCGCTAAATAATTCTGAGTCATTTCAACTTCTTCCGACAGCGAAATATAATTTTCGTTGGAGTTTTCAAGAATCTGGCGCGTCAGTTTTGAAAATTTACTCAGGTAATCTACCGCTTCCTTGTCTTGTTTATCCTGGATCAATCCCTGAATGTTATCGATAGAGTTAAAAATAAAATGCGGATTCATCTGTGTAACCAACAGTTTCTGTTTGATCTGGTCTTTTTCGAGCAGCGTAATTGCTTGTTTTTGTTTGGTATTTCGGTAATAAAAATAGCCGCCCAAGAGAAACAATAAAAGTACTCCCGAAAGTCCGATAAGCCAGTTGTTTTTAACTGCCGTTTTCTTTTCGCCCTCTAATTTGATTGCCGCTACTTTTTTGCCCTGAATTAATTTTTGGTTGAGCGCTTTTTTCTCAAAATTATATTGGAGCTGTTGTTGCGCCAATTTATTCCGGGATGTTTCCAGCGCCGATTTCTTTTCATTTTCCAGCTTGATGGCTGATAATTTATTTTGCTGTTCTAATTTAACTTCCGTCAATTTCTTTTGCTGCATTATTTTTTGCTGCAGTTCTTTTCTCTCGAAATCATATTTGAGCTGTTGTTGCGCCAGCTGGTTTTTTGAAGCTTCAACATTGCTCGAATCTTTTATAATGACCGAAGCTTCGTGCATTTTAAGGGCTTTGTCATATTGTCCGCTTTCTTTGTAGATTTTATACAATAAGCTGCTCATGCCCGTTCTGGAGTTCAGATTTTTTAACTTTACTGCTAAGGCATAACACAATTCGCCATATTCTGCCGCTTTTTCATAATTTTTTGATTTGTAATAGATTCGGGCAGCATTGCCATATACGCCCTGTCTGGAAACGTCATCTTTACACAAAGCCAGTGCTTTCTCCAGAAAAGTTTGTGATTCTGCACTATTTCCCAAATCATTACTGGAACTGGCCAGCTGTACCAGCACTAAGGATTCTCCCTGCGGATCTTTGTTAGGCTTTATAGCGTCATAAGCTTTGAGGTAGCTTTTATGTGCTTCAGGAAACCTTTTAAGCCGTGTGTAGGCAACTCCTAAATTATTATTGGTGACAGCAATTTCATGCCGGTCGCCTATACTCAATTTTGAGGCAGGGACCTCATAATAAATCAGGGATTTTTTTAAGTAAACAATTGCTTTTTCCCAATCGTGTTGCGCTAAGCAGGTTGTTCCGATCTCCATGTTCACATATGATATACCCATTTCGCTTTTGATGCTTTCATAATATTTAAGCGCTTCAAAAAAGTTTTCAAATGTTTTGGGCCAATCGGCCATCTTTCGATAGTAGGTACCTTTGCCAGTCATGGCCATGGCCATTTCTTTATGATTTTTGGATTCTTTCCAGTATTTTATGGCCTGATCAAAATGTTCCGGTGCTTTATCATTGCCGTCAATGATTTCTTTTTTGGCGGTATTGTAGTAATAAACTCCGGCAGCATTCAAATATTGTTGCTTTACCTTCTTATTAAGATTGCTTGATTTAAGTCCTTTCGAAAAAACAGGAAGCAATTGGTTGTAAAAAGCAATGTGCTGTTTGCTCCAGCCAACAGAATTATCCATTGCCGTAAGAATAGTGTTTATTCGTACCGTATCGCTGATTTTAGGATTGGCGAGAATGGTTTTTAAGGAATCAATAGTCTTATCCTGAGAATAACAAGCTGAAGAAATAAATAAAAATACAATTACGGTGGCCAGCCAAGTAGTTTTAAACATAACAGAATTTTGGAGGTTATAAATTCGAGGCTAAATGTAAGTAATAAAAAAATAACTTTTTTAGAAATATACTGACAAATTCAATGTTTTAAAGTTAAGTTTTTTGGTATAAAATTTAAAGTAATACCGTTTCTTCCACTGTATAAATTCAATGGAGGTAAAAAATAAAATTACTGTTTGTGTGAAGTTTTGGAAAAGAGGAGTGAGGATATCCATTTAGCACATTATGTGCAGTATGAGGCAATGATAATGGCTAATATGGGTGTGCTCATGTCATGTAATTATTT
This region of Flavobacterium inviolabile genomic DNA includes:
- a CDS encoding ankyrin repeat domain-containing protein, with amino-acid sequence MEKMTLENARSILKKHNLEADGKHLFDAFGNIEVFESLLAAGADANHFNTYFNVPILSLAYSRKEYTNFKLLLEYGANPDIPSSVFENREPIIFEIASPQKGVYSYLRPMIKAGIDLNQWHPESGYTLLQHAASRYYVSLENLEFLIENGADPNLPNQDGVTLYDLIDSEKIKLRKPMVLALKKHQTGYVERPIELQIIPPPQIPKLDTHFYHSPGSFRGIKVLDKTNDTLTVRMYRTKQYDLDFPRTHTNSLNIIFSLLEHSETASAWKDAATIFDFWKDHVAVARHYIKSHIVSDFELTFHADLWEESGFMAFDEISEERRGKLQQATMTITVNEPEMLKTIEVGSRAKIPEFNVAPLWYLENKATAQYYFFYMSDGGRWMAKEGTIGTEAKGKVIGGISKGYYKEQNNRAEAFVFKKLEEGFALVYKNFDTAYNLEEGIEEAAREVKINENKNQDYSEDAIKAIKSKDVARLAEILKKGVHPDTLKEEYGKLALERIANEYIPQQAHLDMLKLMLENGADPNHELYEHEPLLQKVCRHAKNELADEMVRVLLDAGADISTVGSEMYQYTSNLQAACQGGMLWYIEHLLEKGADVHYKDVNGLSALNYAVRAERNAVETIDLLLKNGADKNDLNTFYYSENMFEYAETPEVVYKLVDLGFDINMPTHHSDYPAILTIAKRGSVKMFDTFLKLGGMDEMHRVLDRLYEPLDRNSQSTIEEQIEKMRLLHKLGYSLISITDGNPIERLVDKNLKKRKKITKWEEKALLDLWEMDCAPRRLDQLNKLYEYVTKVDCKPMIEKCGQYITDIQAALN
- a CDS encoding tetratricopeptide repeat-containing sensor histidine kinase, whose translation is MFKTTWLATVIVFLFISSACYSQDKTIDSLKTILANPKISDTVRINTILTAMDNSVGWSKQHIAFYNQLLPVFSKGLKSSNLNKKVKQQYLNAAGVYYYNTAKKEIIDGNDKAPEHFDQAIKYWKESKNHKEMAMAMTGKGTYYRKMADWPKTFENFFEALKYYESIKSEMGISYVNMEIGTTCLAQHDWEKAIVYLKKSLIYYEVPASKLSIGDRHEIAVTNNNLGVAYTRLKRFPEAHKSYLKAYDAIKPNKDPQGESLVLVQLASSSNDLGNSAESQTFLEKALALCKDDVSRQGVYGNAARIYYKSKNYEKAAEYGELCYALAVKLKNLNSRTGMSSLLYKIYKESGQYDKALKMHEASVIIKDSSNVEASKNQLAQQQLKYDFERKELQQKIMQQKKLTEVKLEQQNKLSAIKLENEKKSALETSRNKLAQQQLQYNFEKKALNQKLIQGKKVAAIKLEGEKKTAVKNNWLIGLSGVLLLFLLGGYFYYRNTKQKQAITLLEKDQIKQKLLVTQMNPHFIFNSIDNIQGLIQDKQDKEAVDYLSKFSKLTRQILENSNENYISLSEEVEMTQNYLAIQQLLYNNKFSFSISIEDAIDAETIFLPPMLTQPFIENAIKHGLSNKSENGMIAIHFYLKEAKLFFEVTDNGKGFETDKKLTNHKSLAMTITKERLISYTKNQDFLVQTDNILDQHTNIVGAKVIFEIPYIYEN
- a CDS encoding T9SS type A sorting domain-containing protein, with the translated sequence MKKQLYILVALFMASFVQGQVSITQAEYFWDTDPGYGNGIAIAAADGSFSSAFEKIAASGINLPGVGLHKFNIRFKDNQNLWGSTFTSIVNVEATVTSEPVRIVQAEYFWDTDPGYGNGTPILAADGNFNSAYEKLLANGIPVPNVIGLHVFNIRLKDNQGLWGSTFRNVVSVENTLSVNDPTVSNFYFYPNPATSTVHFNKEITQVTVLDLNGRLIKTSGDSHQLNIADLAAGTYVLKITTPDGHSFTKKMIKS
- a CDS encoding LytR/AlgR family response regulator transcription factor, which produces MLRAVVIDDIETIRKKNITTIKSNCPNIAIIGQADSVTSGINLIRQVSPDLVFLDVEMPDGTGFDLLQKLQPINFKVIFITGYEDFAIRAFRFSAIDYLLKPLDSVDLVEAVKKAEVSLSSEIFDMKLNNLFSNLERPKNLQKLVLKTADRIYSVNIQDIVHCESDKNYTTFNFINAPKLIVSTNLKEYETMLAPHNFFRTHQSHLINMAYFDHFIKSDGGNTVVMKNKTTIPLSVRKKEEFLVLLENLHV
- a CDS encoding right-handed parallel beta-helix repeat-containing protein; translated protein: MKKRLLFIAIAGLFTSMASAADLYVRENGANGAYATVSAAITAATNGDRIIIKPKNAGAAYIENLTINKSLTFVSETNYQKYKLQGTVVVTPLAGRVITIHNANAGSVTISGATTGGRTTLNVFNSLIGFFDAGQINATANLSGCTIDSETIIAHGKCTGNFLGSLFVTHTEDTSLATDDVEIIANSVNYGITNYQRNYTFKILNNFLPQSSISIWGVKNGSTNEITNNVADTRTNGGGQYGECITINLTTGNTGTISIYNNVLALGGDFLIYNYNSNATVSAFYNMSQTSFVLNNVANQGSNTSGNFTINANNQSVSGANVNAGSPAVEYTDLDLTRNDAGNGGGSNSWSNYWPADGGNRAQINYLNVPRRITTGATLNVSGSGFSK